A single genomic interval of Pyrus communis chromosome 5, drPyrComm1.1, whole genome shotgun sequence harbors:
- the LOC137733160 gene encoding BON1-associated protein 2-like, producing the protein MAANSRTLEIKVISAENVKLDRKSIKKNASVTVRTDTNSQFCTTDIDTEGGAYPRWNEKLVLDLPTHSKSIIVEVHCKTSSGVRMVGTATVPASDFVGEYVPEGYLHFLSYTLRNHKGERNGIINISVRMKVPEMYACASSTTWSHSTMGFPAAGNKSFGGGVVTGVPVWYGAYQKNY; encoded by the coding sequence ATGGCAGCCAATTCCCGGACGCTTGAAATCAAGGTGATCTCCGCCGAGAACGTGAAATTAGATCGAAAATCCATCAAGAAAAACGCTTCCGTGACCGTCCGGACCGACACCAACAGCCAGTTCTGCACCACGGACATTGACACCGAAGGCGGCGCCTACCCACGGTGGAACGAGAAGCTCGTGCTCGACTTGCCAACACACTCCAAGTCCATCATAGTGGAGGTCCATTGCAAGACTTCTTCCGGCGTCAGGATGGTCGGGACGGCGACGGTTCCGGCTTCGGATTTTGTTGGCGAGTACGTACCGGAGGGTTACCTGCATTTTTTGAGTTACACGCTGAGGAATCACAAGGGGGAGAGGAATGGGATTATTAATATTTCTGTGAGAATGAAGGTTCCGGAGATGTACGCTTGTGCAAGTTCAACGACGTGGTCTCACTCAACGATGGGGTTTCCAGCGGCTGGGAACAAAAGTTTCGGCGGTGGCGTTGTGACAGGAGTTCCGGTTTGGTACGGTGCCTATCAGAAAAATTATTGA
- the LOC137733173 gene encoding BON1-associated protein 2-like, translating into MAANFRTLEITVISAENLQLDRKPIKTNASVTVRTDTNSQFRTTDRDTEGGAYPRWNEKLVLDLPTHSKSITVEVQCKTAYGVRTFGTATVPASDFVGAYVPEGYPHFLSYRLRDYKGERNGVINISVRMKVPEMYACASSTTSSHSRMGFPAAGNHSFGGGVAIGVPVWYGAYQKNY; encoded by the coding sequence ATGGCAGCCAATTTCCGGACGCTCGAAATCACAGTGATCTCCGCCGAGAACCTGCAATTAGATCGAAAACCCATTAAGACAAACGCCTCCGTGACCGTCCGGACGGACACCAACAGCCAGTTTCGCACCACGGACAGGGACACCGAAGGCGGCGCCTACCCACGGTGGAACGAGAAGCTCGTGCTCGACTTGCCAACGCACTCCAAGTCCATCACGGTGGAGGTCCAATGCAAGACCGCGTACGGCGTCAGGACGTTCGGAACGGCGACGGTTCCGGCATCGGATTTTGTTGGCGCTTATGTGCCGGAGGGTTACCCGCATTTTTTGAGCTACAGGCTGAGAGATTACAAGGGGGAGAGGAATGGGGTTATTAATATTTCTGTCAGGATGAAGGTTCCGGAGATGTACGCTTGTGCAAGTTCAACAACGTCGTCTCACTCGAGGATGGGGTTTCCGGCGGCTGGGAACCATAGTTTTGGTGGTGGCGTTGCGATCGGAGTACCAGTTTGGTACGGTGCCTATCAGAAAAATTATTGA